GTGCGAGAGATGAAGGATTTGTGGCCCTTCAGAGCCGCCCTGCGGAGGGAGGCTCTAAACTGCCTCATGCTGCGTTAGCCAAAGACTGTCGTGGTGAGCGATGAGGAAAAGGCGCCCAGGAGGCGTCAGGTAGGGATCGGGAAGACGAGCGCAAGCGAATCGTTGCTGAAGCGTCGTTAAGCAGACAGATGACATCGAAACTGGGGTCTTCAGCTTACCCCGGGATGAGTCTGGCGGTTATCCGCTTACTGGCCAGGTGGTGTCCGGCGTGTAGACGACATGAGCCCGATCTGCCGCTCTCGCATGGAACAGGAGAAGGCGTGCCTCGATACGCCCCGCTCTCGGGTGGGGGAGAGGGAGTGTTCCAAGTGGCGGACACCGCAAGGGATCGAGTACCGATGCGGGGCGCGCTGACGGACCGGTTCGTAGTAGTGATGAAGCTCCTGTAATGGGAGTGGAGCGAAGGGGCCGGGTCATTCGTGACGTCGTTTATCTAGACAACCGGGAATCCCGGGAGGAACTATATGGACGCGTTGAAGTCATCAGGCAAGCCGTTTGAGATTTCGAAGCGGGAAGTCTGGGAGGCATATGAAGGAGTGAAAGCAAACAGAGGCGCACCCGGCGTGGACAGTCGGTCCATTGAGGACTTCGAGAAGGATCTGAAGGGCAACCTTTACAAGATCTGGAACAGAATGTCGTCAGGAACGTACTTCCCTCCGCCGGTGCGTGCGGTGGAGATCCCCAAGTCGTCCCCCGGAGGCGGCGTGAGGATCTTGGGCGTGCCCACGGTGGCCGACAGAATCGCCCAGACCGTTGTGGCCAGGCATCTGATGGAACGGGTCGAACCCGTTTTCCACGAAGATTCCTACGGCTATCGGCCTGGACGGTCGGCACTCGATGCGGTGGAACGCTGCCGTCAGCGTTGTTGGAAGAGGGACTGGGTGATCGATCTCGATGTCCAGAAGTTCTTCGACAGCGTCCGGTGGGACCTCATCGTCAAAGCCGTGGAAGCGCACACCGATGCCCGTTGGGTAGTGCTGTAAGTGAAGCGGTGGCTCCAAGCTCCGCTTCAACTGCCTGATGGCACCTTGCAAGAGCGGAATCGTGGGACTCCCCAGGGATCAGCGGTTTCGCCCGTGCTGGCGAACCTGTTTCTCCACTATGCGTTCGACATGTGGCTCGCCCGTAAGTGGCCGGGTATCACGTTCGAGCGTTACGCCGACGATGCGGTCGTGCACTGCGTGTCGGAGCGTCAGGCCCGCGAAGTGCTGGCCTCGCTGATGGACAGGATGGAGGAGGTCGGGCTGCGCCTGCATCCCGACAAGAACAAGATCGTGTATTGCCGGGACGGAAAGCGCCGACGGCCCTTCGGGCTGGCGGAGTTCACCTTCCTTGGGTACACGTTTCGTGCACGTGAGAGCCGGAACAAGCACGGGCGGCGGTCCACGGGCCTTGACCCCGCGGAGTGGACACCTGTTCGTGTTGTTATGCAGCGAGTGTCAGGGTAGCTGACTGCTGTTCGTAGACGTTCGGTGCCTTTTGTTCGTTCGCCGAGTGCCGTCGCCGGGTGTTGTAGCGGGTGGTCCAGCGGAAGACCGTCAGGCGGCAGTCGTGGGCTCCGTCGAAGCGGCGGGCGCCACGGAGCGTCTCGCGTTTGAGGGCGGCGTTGAACGACTCGGCGAGTGCGTTGTCCGCGCTCGTACCGATCGCGCCCATGGACTGCCGCACTCCCAACTCTGTGCAGAAATGGGCGAATTCGCGGGACGTGTACTGGGCTCCGTGATCGCTGTGGAAGACGGCGCCGGCCAGGCTGCCGCGGGTCGCTTCGGCGGCCCGGAGTGCGTCGGTGACGAGCGAGGTGCGCATGTGGTCGGCGAGCGACCAGCCCACCAGGCGGCGTGAGAAGCAGTCGATCACCGTCGCCAGATACAGGAACTCGCCGTCGCCCACCGGCAGGTAGGTGATGTCCCCGACGTACTTGGTGTTCGGCGCACTCGCGGTGAAGTCACGCCCCAGCAGGTCCGGCACTCGGGTGGCGGACGGCTCGGGCACCGTGGTGACCTGCCGCTTGCGCAGCCGCAGCCCGGCGATGCCGAACTTCCGCATGACCCGTCCGACGCGCTTGTGGTTCACCGGCTCGCCTTCGTCTCGGAGCTCGGCGGTGATGCGGGGGCGGCCGTAGGTGCCGTCCCATTCGGTGTGCACGGCCCTGATCCGCATCGCGAGCGCGGTATCGGCCCGCTCACGCGCGGCACGGGCCTGGCGGCCCGCCCGCCACTTGTAGAAGCTGGAGCGGGCGACCTCCAGCACGTGACACAACCGCTTCACGCTCCAGGCGCGGTGGTGGTCCTCGATGAACTGGAAGCGGCTGGTCACCAGGTCATCTCTTGTGCGAAAAACTTCGTCGCCTTGCGGAGAATGTCCCGTTCGGTGGCGAGTTTCTGCATCTCCTTGCGGGCTGCCGCCAGCTCCCGGCGCAGGGCCTCGTTCTCGGCCTGAAGCTCCTCGGCCGTCGGCGGGGAATCCACCGTGCTCTTCTCCGTGCTCGTCGTGCTGCCCCCGCCGCGGCGGGCCCGTTCGGCCCGCACCCAGTTACGCAGCGTCTCGCGGCTGATCCCCAGATCTTTGCCGATGCCCTCGAAGGTGTGGCTCGGGTCCGACAGGTACAGCGCGACAGCGTCCGCCTTGAACTCGGGCGAGTAGACCTTCATCACCATAAAAGATG
This DNA window, taken from Streptomyces sp. SCSIO 30461, encodes the following:
- a CDS encoding IS3 family transposase (programmed frameshift) produces the protein MVMKVYSPEFKADAVALYLSDPSHTFEGIGKDLGISRETLRNWVRAERARRGGGSTTSTEKSTVDSPPTAEELQAENEALRRELAAARKEMQKLATERDILRKATKFFTRDDLVTSRFQFIEDHHRAWSVKRLCHVLEVARSSFYKWRAGRQARAARERADTALAMRIRAVHTEWDGTYGRPRITAELRDEGEPVNHKRVGRVMRKFGIAGLRLRKRQVTTVPEPSATRVPDLLGRDFTASAPNTKYVGDITYLPVGDGEFLYLATVIDCFSRRLVGWSLADHMRTSLVTDALRAAEATRGSLAGAVFHSDHGAQYTSREFAHFCTELGVRQSMGAIGTSADNALAESFNAALKRETLRGARRFDGAHDCRLTVFRWTTRYNTRRRHSANEQKAPNVYEQQSATLTLAA